One window of the Acinonyx jubatus isolate Ajub_Pintada_27869175 chromosome A2, VMU_Ajub_asm_v1.0, whole genome shotgun sequence genome contains the following:
- the LOC106979182 gene encoding solute carrier family 26 member 6 isoform X5, whose amino-acid sequence MGLSEALGQRDTEALLPVTQAMELRKRNYYVERPLLNQEQLEELGCLTSATETHQWRTWFQCSYTRARALLLQHLPVLAWLPRYPVRDWLLGDLLAGLSVAIMQLPQGLAYALLAGLPPVFGLYSSFYPVFIYFLFGTSRHISVGTFAVMSVMVGSVTESLAPDEDFLQAENATVDEEARDAARVQLAATLSVLVGLFQVGLGLVHFGFVVTYLSEPLVRGYTTAASIQVFVSQLKYVFGLQLSSRSGPLSLIYTVLEVCWKLPQSVVGTVVTALVAGVVLVLVKLLNDKLQRHLPLPLPGELLTLIGATGISYGVGLKRRFGVDVVGNIPAGLVPPVAPNPQLFASLVGYAFTIAVVGFAIAISLGKIFALRHGYRVDSNQELVALGLSNLVGGIFRCFPVSCSMSRSLVQESTGGNTQVAGAVSSLFILIIIVKLGELFQDLPKAVLAAVIIVNLKGMLKQFTDICSLWKANRVDLLIWLVTFVATILLNLDLGLAVAVVFSLLLVVFRTQLPRYSILGQVPDTDIYRDVAEYSEAREVPGVKIFRSSATMYFANAELYSDALKQRCGVDVDHLISRKKKLVKKQEQKLKRLKKLQKQTAASKDTSVSIEVNSSTRDMESNNMEDSKAEGEGSAMSCRDGGDHACPERKATDLPAQVSTGNELEGMAASGQEDAKAPDVTTLKALGLPQPHFHSLILDLGALSFVDTVCLKSLKNIFRDFREIEVEVYMAACHTPVVAQLEAGHFFDASITKQHLFASVHDAVLFALQHPRSSPASPVLMTKL is encoded by the exons ATGGGGCTGTCGGAAGCGTTGGG tcagagggacacagaggcacTGTTGCCTGTGACGCAGGCCATGGAGCTGAGGAAGCGAAACTACTACGTGGAACGGCCACTGCTGAATCAGGAACAGCTGGAGGAGCTGGGATGCTTGACCTCAGCCACCGAGACCCACCAGTGGCGAACCTGGTTTCA GTGCTCCTACACTCGGGCCCGAGCCCTTCTCCTCCAACACCTCCCAGTTTTGGCGTGGCTACCCCGGTATCCCGTGCGTGACTGGCTCCTAGGTGACCTGTTGGCTGGCCTGAGTGTGGCCATTATGCAGCTACCACAGG GCCTGGCCTATGCCCTCCTTGCTGGACTGCCCCCCGTGTTTGGCCTCTACAGCTCTTTCTATCCTGTGTTTATCTACTTTCTGTTTGGCACTTCCCGGCACATCTCCGTGG GTACCTTTGCTGTCATGTCTGTAATGGTGGGCAGTGTGACGGAATCCCTGGCCCCGGATGAGGACTTCCTGCAGGCTGAGAATGCTACAGTCGATGaggaggccagagatgctgcccGGGTGCAACTGGCCGCCACACTCAGTGTCCTGGTTGGCCTCTTCCAG GTGGGGCTGGGCCTGGTCCACTTCGGCTTCGTGGTCACCTACCTGTCAGAGCCTCTGGTCCGCGGCTATACCACAGCCGCGTCCATACAGGTCTTCGTCTCGCAGCTCAAGTATGTGTTTGGCCTCCAACTGAGCAGCCGCTCTGGGCCGCTGTCCCTCATCTAT ACAGTTCTGGAGGTCTGCTGGAAGCTGCCCCAGAGCGTGGTTGGCACTGTGGTCACCGCATTGGTGGCAGGAgtggtgctggtgctggtgaAACTGCTGAATGACAAACTGCAGCGACATCTGCCCCTGCCGCTCCCTGGGGAACTGCTCACG CTCATCGGAGCCACAGGCATCTCCTATGGCGTGGGTCTGAAGCGCAGATTTGGGGTGGATGTCGTGGGCAACATTCCTGCAGG GCTGGTGCCCCCAGTGGCCCCCAACCCCCAGCTGTTCGCCAGTCTTGTGGGCTATGCCTTCACCATCGCCGTGGTTGGTTTCGCCATTGCCATCTCACTGGGGAAGATCTTCGCCCTGAGGCATGGCTACCGGGTGGACAGCAACCAG GAGCTGGTGGCTCTCGGCCTCAGTAACCTCGTCGGGGGCATCTTCCGGTGCTTCCCTGTGAGCTGCTCCATGTCCCGCAGCCTGGTACAGGAGAGCACTGGGGGCAACACGCAG GTGGCTGGGGCTGTCTCCTCCCTCTTCATCCTCATTATCATCGTCAAACTTGGGGAACTCTTTCAAGACCTGCCCAAG GCAGTCCTGGCAGCCGTCATTATCGTGAACCTGAAGGGCATGTTGAAGCAGTTCACCGACATATGTTCCCTCTGGAAGGCAAATCGAGTGGATCTG CTCATCTGGCTGGTGACCTTTGTGGCCACCATCCTGCTGAACCTGGACCTTGGCCTGGCCGTTGCAGTGGTCTTCTCCCTGCTGCTTGTGGTGTTCCGTACGCAGCT GCCCCGCTACTCTATCTTGGGGCAGGTGCCAGACACGGATATTTACCGAGATGTGGCTGAGTACTCAGAG GCCAGGGAGGTCCCAGGCGTGAAGATCTTCCGCTCCTCAGCCACCATGTACTTTGCTAATGCTGAGCTCTACAGCGATGCACTGAAGCAGAGG TGCGGTGTGGATGTTGACCACCTCATCTCCCGGAAGAAGAAGCTGGTCAAGAAGCAGGAGCAAAAGCTGAAGCGACTGAAGAAGCTCCAGAAACAG ACTGCCGCCTCCAAGGACACTTCTGTTTCTATCGAAGTCAACTCCAGCACCAGAGACATGGAGAGCAACAACATGGAGGACTCCAAGGCCGAGGGAGAGGGGTCAGCCATGAGCTGCAGAGATGGGGGTGACCATGCATGTCCTGAGAGGAAGGCCACGGACCTACCAGCT CAGGTGAGCACAGGGAATGAGCTAGAAGGTATGGCAGCCAGCGGTCAAGAAGATGCTAAGGCCCCAGATGTGACCACACTGAAAGCCCTGGGCCTGCCTCAGCCGCACTTCCACAGCCTCATCCTGGATCTGGGAGCCCTCTCTTTTGTGGACACTGTGTGCCTCAAGAGCCTGAAGAAT ATTTTCCGTGACTTCCGAGAGATCGAGGTGGAGGTGTACATGGCCGCCTGCCACA CCCCTGTGGTTGCCCAGCTTGAGGCTGGGCACTTCTTCGATGCATCGATCACTAAGCAGCATCTCTTTGCCTCTGTCCACGACGCTGTCCTCTTTGCCCTCCAACACCCGAGGTCCAGCCCTGCCAGCCCTGTTTTG atGACCAAACTCTGA
- the LOC106979182 gene encoding solute carrier family 26 member 6 isoform X6 — MGLSEALGQRDTEALLPVTQAMELRKRNYYVERPLLNQEQLEELGCLTSATETHQWRTWFQCSYTRARALLLQHLPVLAWLPRYPVRDWLLGDLLAGLSVAIMQLPQGLAYALLAGLPPVFGLYSSFYPVFIYFLFGTSRHISVGTFAVMSVMVGSVTESLAPDEDFLQAENATVDEEARDAARVQLAATLSVLVGLFQVGLGLVHFGFVVTYLSEPLVRGYTTAASIQVFVSQLKYVFGLQLSSRSGPLSLIYTVLEVCWKLPQSVVGTVVTALVAGVVLVLVKLLNDKLQRHLPLPLPGELLTLIGATGISYGVGLKRRFGVDVVGNIPAGLVPPVAPNPQLFASLVGYAFTIAVVGFAIAISLGKIFALRHGYRVDSNQELVALGLSNLVGGIFRCFPVSCSMSRSLVQESTGGNTQVAGAVSSLFILIIIVKLGELFQDLPKAVLAAVIIVNLKGMLKQFTDICSLWKANRVDLLIWLVTFVATILLNLDLGLAVAVVFSLLLVVFRTQLPRYSILGQVPDTDIYRDVAEYSEAREVPGVKIFRSSATMYFANAELYSDALKQRCGVDVDHLISRKKKLVKKQEQKLKRLKKLQKQTAASKDTSVSIEVNSSTRDMESNNMEDSKAEGEGSAMSCRDGGDHACPERKATDLPAVSTGNELEGMAASGQEDAKAPDVTTLKALGLPQPHFHSLILDLGALSFVDTVCLKSLKNIFRDFREIEVEVYMAACHTPVVAQLEAGHFFDASITKQHLFASVHDAVLFALQHPRSSPASPVLMTKL; from the exons ATGGGGCTGTCGGAAGCGTTGGG tcagagggacacagaggcacTGTTGCCTGTGACGCAGGCCATGGAGCTGAGGAAGCGAAACTACTACGTGGAACGGCCACTGCTGAATCAGGAACAGCTGGAGGAGCTGGGATGCTTGACCTCAGCCACCGAGACCCACCAGTGGCGAACCTGGTTTCA GTGCTCCTACACTCGGGCCCGAGCCCTTCTCCTCCAACACCTCCCAGTTTTGGCGTGGCTACCCCGGTATCCCGTGCGTGACTGGCTCCTAGGTGACCTGTTGGCTGGCCTGAGTGTGGCCATTATGCAGCTACCACAGG GCCTGGCCTATGCCCTCCTTGCTGGACTGCCCCCCGTGTTTGGCCTCTACAGCTCTTTCTATCCTGTGTTTATCTACTTTCTGTTTGGCACTTCCCGGCACATCTCCGTGG GTACCTTTGCTGTCATGTCTGTAATGGTGGGCAGTGTGACGGAATCCCTGGCCCCGGATGAGGACTTCCTGCAGGCTGAGAATGCTACAGTCGATGaggaggccagagatgctgcccGGGTGCAACTGGCCGCCACACTCAGTGTCCTGGTTGGCCTCTTCCAG GTGGGGCTGGGCCTGGTCCACTTCGGCTTCGTGGTCACCTACCTGTCAGAGCCTCTGGTCCGCGGCTATACCACAGCCGCGTCCATACAGGTCTTCGTCTCGCAGCTCAAGTATGTGTTTGGCCTCCAACTGAGCAGCCGCTCTGGGCCGCTGTCCCTCATCTAT ACAGTTCTGGAGGTCTGCTGGAAGCTGCCCCAGAGCGTGGTTGGCACTGTGGTCACCGCATTGGTGGCAGGAgtggtgctggtgctggtgaAACTGCTGAATGACAAACTGCAGCGACATCTGCCCCTGCCGCTCCCTGGGGAACTGCTCACG CTCATCGGAGCCACAGGCATCTCCTATGGCGTGGGTCTGAAGCGCAGATTTGGGGTGGATGTCGTGGGCAACATTCCTGCAGG GCTGGTGCCCCCAGTGGCCCCCAACCCCCAGCTGTTCGCCAGTCTTGTGGGCTATGCCTTCACCATCGCCGTGGTTGGTTTCGCCATTGCCATCTCACTGGGGAAGATCTTCGCCCTGAGGCATGGCTACCGGGTGGACAGCAACCAG GAGCTGGTGGCTCTCGGCCTCAGTAACCTCGTCGGGGGCATCTTCCGGTGCTTCCCTGTGAGCTGCTCCATGTCCCGCAGCCTGGTACAGGAGAGCACTGGGGGCAACACGCAG GTGGCTGGGGCTGTCTCCTCCCTCTTCATCCTCATTATCATCGTCAAACTTGGGGAACTCTTTCAAGACCTGCCCAAG GCAGTCCTGGCAGCCGTCATTATCGTGAACCTGAAGGGCATGTTGAAGCAGTTCACCGACATATGTTCCCTCTGGAAGGCAAATCGAGTGGATCTG CTCATCTGGCTGGTGACCTTTGTGGCCACCATCCTGCTGAACCTGGACCTTGGCCTGGCCGTTGCAGTGGTCTTCTCCCTGCTGCTTGTGGTGTTCCGTACGCAGCT GCCCCGCTACTCTATCTTGGGGCAGGTGCCAGACACGGATATTTACCGAGATGTGGCTGAGTACTCAGAG GCCAGGGAGGTCCCAGGCGTGAAGATCTTCCGCTCCTCAGCCACCATGTACTTTGCTAATGCTGAGCTCTACAGCGATGCACTGAAGCAGAGG TGCGGTGTGGATGTTGACCACCTCATCTCCCGGAAGAAGAAGCTGGTCAAGAAGCAGGAGCAAAAGCTGAAGCGACTGAAGAAGCTCCAGAAACAG ACTGCCGCCTCCAAGGACACTTCTGTTTCTATCGAAGTCAACTCCAGCACCAGAGACATGGAGAGCAACAACATGGAGGACTCCAAGGCCGAGGGAGAGGGGTCAGCCATGAGCTGCAGAGATGGGGGTGACCATGCATGTCCTGAGAGGAAGGCCACGGACCTACCAGCT GTGAGCACAGGGAATGAGCTAGAAGGTATGGCAGCCAGCGGTCAAGAAGATGCTAAGGCCCCAGATGTGACCACACTGAAAGCCCTGGGCCTGCCTCAGCCGCACTTCCACAGCCTCATCCTGGATCTGGGAGCCCTCTCTTTTGTGGACACTGTGTGCCTCAAGAGCCTGAAGAAT ATTTTCCGTGACTTCCGAGAGATCGAGGTGGAGGTGTACATGGCCGCCTGCCACA CCCCTGTGGTTGCCCAGCTTGAGGCTGGGCACTTCTTCGATGCATCGATCACTAAGCAGCATCTCTTTGCCTCTGTCCACGACGCTGTCCTCTTTGCCCTCCAACACCCGAGGTCCAGCCCTGCCAGCCCTGTTTTG atGACCAAACTCTGA
- the LOC106979182 gene encoding solute carrier family 26 member 6 isoform X7: MELRKRNYYVERPLLNQEQLEELGCLTSATETHQWRTWFQCSYTRARALLLQHLPVLAWLPRYPVRDWLLGDLLAGLSVAIMQLPQGLAYALLAGLPPVFGLYSSFYPVFIYFLFGTSRHISVGTFAVMSVMVGSVTESLAPDEDFLQAENATVDEEARDAARVQLAATLSVLVGLFQVGLGLVHFGFVVTYLSEPLVRGYTTAASIQVFVSQLKYVFGLQLSSRSGPLSLIYTVLEVCWKLPQSVVGTVVTALVAGVVLVLVKLLNDKLQRHLPLPLPGELLTLIGATGISYGVGLKRRFGVDVVGNIPAGLVPPVAPNPQLFASLVGYAFTIAVVGFAIAISLGKIFALRHGYRVDSNQELVALGLSNLVGGIFRCFPVSCSMSRSLVQESTGGNTQVAGAVSSLFILIIIVKLGELFQDLPKAVLAAVIIVNLKGMLKQFTDICSLWKANRVDLLIWLVTFVATILLNLDLGLAVAVVFSLLLVVFRTQLPRYSILGQVPDTDIYRDVAEYSEAREVPGVKIFRSSATMYFANAELYSDALKQRCGVDVDHLISRKKKLVKKQEQKLKRLKKLQKQTAASKDTSVSIEVNSSTRDMESNNMEDSKAEGEGSAMSCRDGGDHACPERKATDLPAQVSTGNELEGMAASGQEDAKAPDVTTLKALGLPQPHFHSLILDLGALSFVDTVCLKSLKNIFRDFREIEVEVYMAACHTPVVAQLEAGHFFDASITKQHLFASVHDAVLFALQHPRSSPASPVLMTKL, encoded by the exons ATGGAGCTGAGGAAGCGAAACTACTACGTGGAACGGCCACTGCTGAATCAGGAACAGCTGGAGGAGCTGGGATGCTTGACCTCAGCCACCGAGACCCACCAGTGGCGAACCTGGTTTCA GTGCTCCTACACTCGGGCCCGAGCCCTTCTCCTCCAACACCTCCCAGTTTTGGCGTGGCTACCCCGGTATCCCGTGCGTGACTGGCTCCTAGGTGACCTGTTGGCTGGCCTGAGTGTGGCCATTATGCAGCTACCACAGG GCCTGGCCTATGCCCTCCTTGCTGGACTGCCCCCCGTGTTTGGCCTCTACAGCTCTTTCTATCCTGTGTTTATCTACTTTCTGTTTGGCACTTCCCGGCACATCTCCGTGG GTACCTTTGCTGTCATGTCTGTAATGGTGGGCAGTGTGACGGAATCCCTGGCCCCGGATGAGGACTTCCTGCAGGCTGAGAATGCTACAGTCGATGaggaggccagagatgctgcccGGGTGCAACTGGCCGCCACACTCAGTGTCCTGGTTGGCCTCTTCCAG GTGGGGCTGGGCCTGGTCCACTTCGGCTTCGTGGTCACCTACCTGTCAGAGCCTCTGGTCCGCGGCTATACCACAGCCGCGTCCATACAGGTCTTCGTCTCGCAGCTCAAGTATGTGTTTGGCCTCCAACTGAGCAGCCGCTCTGGGCCGCTGTCCCTCATCTAT ACAGTTCTGGAGGTCTGCTGGAAGCTGCCCCAGAGCGTGGTTGGCACTGTGGTCACCGCATTGGTGGCAGGAgtggtgctggtgctggtgaAACTGCTGAATGACAAACTGCAGCGACATCTGCCCCTGCCGCTCCCTGGGGAACTGCTCACG CTCATCGGAGCCACAGGCATCTCCTATGGCGTGGGTCTGAAGCGCAGATTTGGGGTGGATGTCGTGGGCAACATTCCTGCAGG GCTGGTGCCCCCAGTGGCCCCCAACCCCCAGCTGTTCGCCAGTCTTGTGGGCTATGCCTTCACCATCGCCGTGGTTGGTTTCGCCATTGCCATCTCACTGGGGAAGATCTTCGCCCTGAGGCATGGCTACCGGGTGGACAGCAACCAG GAGCTGGTGGCTCTCGGCCTCAGTAACCTCGTCGGGGGCATCTTCCGGTGCTTCCCTGTGAGCTGCTCCATGTCCCGCAGCCTGGTACAGGAGAGCACTGGGGGCAACACGCAG GTGGCTGGGGCTGTCTCCTCCCTCTTCATCCTCATTATCATCGTCAAACTTGGGGAACTCTTTCAAGACCTGCCCAAG GCAGTCCTGGCAGCCGTCATTATCGTGAACCTGAAGGGCATGTTGAAGCAGTTCACCGACATATGTTCCCTCTGGAAGGCAAATCGAGTGGATCTG CTCATCTGGCTGGTGACCTTTGTGGCCACCATCCTGCTGAACCTGGACCTTGGCCTGGCCGTTGCAGTGGTCTTCTCCCTGCTGCTTGTGGTGTTCCGTACGCAGCT GCCCCGCTACTCTATCTTGGGGCAGGTGCCAGACACGGATATTTACCGAGATGTGGCTGAGTACTCAGAG GCCAGGGAGGTCCCAGGCGTGAAGATCTTCCGCTCCTCAGCCACCATGTACTTTGCTAATGCTGAGCTCTACAGCGATGCACTGAAGCAGAGG TGCGGTGTGGATGTTGACCACCTCATCTCCCGGAAGAAGAAGCTGGTCAAGAAGCAGGAGCAAAAGCTGAAGCGACTGAAGAAGCTCCAGAAACAG ACTGCCGCCTCCAAGGACACTTCTGTTTCTATCGAAGTCAACTCCAGCACCAGAGACATGGAGAGCAACAACATGGAGGACTCCAAGGCCGAGGGAGAGGGGTCAGCCATGAGCTGCAGAGATGGGGGTGACCATGCATGTCCTGAGAGGAAGGCCACGGACCTACCAGCT CAGGTGAGCACAGGGAATGAGCTAGAAGGTATGGCAGCCAGCGGTCAAGAAGATGCTAAGGCCCCAGATGTGACCACACTGAAAGCCCTGGGCCTGCCTCAGCCGCACTTCCACAGCCTCATCCTGGATCTGGGAGCCCTCTCTTTTGTGGACACTGTGTGCCTCAAGAGCCTGAAGAAT ATTTTCCGTGACTTCCGAGAGATCGAGGTGGAGGTGTACATGGCCGCCTGCCACA CCCCTGTGGTTGCCCAGCTTGAGGCTGGGCACTTCTTCGATGCATCGATCACTAAGCAGCATCTCTTTGCCTCTGTCCACGACGCTGTCCTCTTTGCCCTCCAACACCCGAGGTCCAGCCCTGCCAGCCCTGTTTTG atGACCAAACTCTGA
- the TMEM89 gene encoding transmembrane protein 89: MLGEEGSREEAGGRSCSSVLGWLRDRHPGLKRTAYLGPGSPPSPPCCVFWPVCPSGKAMDPAGTCCLPLGEGCLSVARHPGSTRGLGTAMLLTPFALLLLPLLAMPAPSHAWSRPLWYQVGLDLQPWGCHPNTLEGCGGSLGCPGHWMGLGMNRIYPVAGVTLTTTMMLMVSRAVLQRWRSQGTKSEHPQVTTSPSGPWKRRNPISDRALLIGVLHMLDALLVHIDCHLRRITTKQKTPIKGSPTQSG, from the exons ATGTTAGgtgaggaaggaagcagggaggaggctgggggaaggagTTGTTCTTCAGTCCTGGGCTGGCTAAGAGATCGGCACCCAGGCCTCAAGCGTACCGCCTATCTTGGCCCTGGaagccccccttccccaccctgctgTGTTTTCTGGCCAGTCTGCCCCTCAGGAAAGGCCATGGACCCAGCTGGAACCTGCTGCCtgcccctgggggaggggtgtttgTCTGTTGCCAGGCACCCAGGTTCCACCCGGGGACTTGGCACAGCCATGCTGCTCACACCGTTCGCCCTGCTACTGCTGCCCCTGCTGGCGATGCCAGCCCCCTCCCATGCCTGGTCACGGCCCCTGTGGTACCAGGTGGGGCTGGACCTACAGCCCTGGGGGTGTCATCCGAACACCTTGGAAGGCTGTGGGGGCAGTCTGGGCTGTCCTGGCCACTGGATGGGCCTGGGGATGAACCGTATCTACCCTGTGGCTGGGGTCACACTCACCACCACCATGATGCTGATGGTCAGCCGTGCGGTGCTACAGCGGTGGCGCTCCCAGGGCACTAAGTCTGAG CACCCGCAGGTGACCACTAGCCCCTCTGGACCCTGGAAACGGCGGAATCCGATCTCAGACCGCGCCCTGCTCATTGGGGTCCTGCACATGCTGGATGCCCTCCTGGTCCATATTGACTGCCACCTGCGGCGTATAACGACCAAACAGAAAACCCCAATAAAGGGGTCTCCCACCCAGAGTGGGTGA
- the LOC106979218 gene encoding cytochrome b-c1 complex subunit 1, mitochondrial isoform X2, translating into MAASAVCRAASAGTRVLLRTHRSPTLLRSPALRTTATFAQALQSVPETQVSLLDNGLRVASEQSSQPTCTVGVWIDVGSRYETEKNNGAGYFLEHLAFKGTKNRPGNALEKEVESMGAHLNAYSTREHTAYYIKALSKDLPKAVELLADIVQNCALEDSQIEKERDVILQELQENDACMRDVVFDYLHATAFQGTPLAQAVEGPSGNVRKLSRADLTEYVSRHYKAPRMVLAAAGGVEHRQLVDLAQKHFSGVSETYTEDAVPTLAPCRFTGSEIRHRDDALPLAHVAIAVEGPGWANPDNVALQVANAIIGHYDCTYGGGTHLSSPLAAVAVANKLCQSFQTFNICYADTGLLGAHFVCDRMKIDDMMFFLQGQWMRLCTSATESEVLRGKNILRNALVSHLDGTTPVCEDIGRSLLTYGRRIPLAEWESRIAEVDASVVREVCSKYFYDQCPAVAGFGPIEQLPDYNRIRSGMFWLRF; encoded by the exons ATGGCGGCTTCCGCAGTTTGCCGGGCGGCTAGCGCCGGGACTCGAGTGCTGCTTCGCACCCACCGCTCG CCGACCCTGCTGAGGTCGCCTGCCTTGAGGACCACCGCCACCTTCGCTCAAGCTCTCCAGAGCGTGCCAGAGACACAGGTCAGCTTGCTGGACAACGGGCTGAGAGTGGCCTCCGAGCAGTCCTCCCAGCCTACCTGCACG GTCGGGGTATGGATTGATGTTGGCAGCCGTTACGAGACTGAGAAGAACAACGGGGCAGGTTACTTTCTGGAGCATCTGGCTTTCAAG GGAACAAAAAATCGGCCTGGCAATGCCttggagaaggaggtggagagCATGGGGGCCCATCTCAATGCCTACAGCACCCGGGAGCACACAGCATACTACATCAAGGCGCTATCCAAGGACCTGCCAAAAG CTGTGGAGCTCCTGGCCGACATTGTGCAGAACTGTGCCCTAGAAGACTCCCAGATTGAGAAGGAGCGTGATGTGATCCTACAGGAGCTGCAGGAGAATGATGCATGTATGCGGGATGTGGTCTTTGACTACCTGCACGCCACAGCATTCCAGGGCACACCTCTAGCCCAGGCTGTGGAGGGGCCCAGTGGGAATGTCAG GAAGCTATCTCGTGCAGACCTGACCGAGTATGTCAGCAGGCATTACAAGGCCCCTCGCATGGTGCTCGCAGCAGCTGGAG GGGTGGAACACCGGCAGCTGGTAGATCTTGCCCAGAAGCACTTCAGCGGCGTCTCTGAGACATACACAGAGGACGCTGTGCCCACTCTCGCTCCATGCCGCTTCACTGGCAGCGAG ATCCGCCACCGCGACGATGCTCTGCCATTGGCCCATGTGGCTATTGCGGTAGAGGGGCCTGGCTGGGCCAACCCGGACAACGTGGCCCTCCAAGTAGCCAATGCCATCATTGGCCACTATGACTGCACTTATGGTGGTGGCACG CACCTGTCCAGCCCACTGGCTGCAGTCGCCGTGGCCAACAAGCTGTGCCAGAGTTTCCAGACCTTCAATATCTGCTATGCAGACACTGGGTTGCTGGGTGCACACTTTGTCTGCGATCGCATGAAAATCGATGACATGATGTTCTTCCTGCAAGGCCAGTG GATGCGCCTGTGCACCAGTGCCACAGAGAGTGAGGTGCTCCGGGGCAAAAACATCCTCCGAAATGCCCTGGTGTCTCATCTGGATG GCACCACTCCTGTGTGTGAGGACATCGGACGTAGTCTCCTGACCTATGGCCGCCGCATTCCCCTGGCCGAGTGGGAAAGCCGGATTGCG GAAGTGGATGCCAGTGTGGTACGTGAGGTCTGCTCCAAGTACTTCTATGATCAGTGTCCAGCAGTGGCTGGATTTG GCCCCATTGAGCAGCTCCCAGACTACAACCGGATCCGTAGCGGCATGTTCTGGCTGCGTTTCTAG
- the LOC106979218 gene encoding cytochrome b-c1 complex subunit 1, mitochondrial isoform X1, which yields MAASAVCRAASAGTRVLLRTHRSQPTLLRSPALRTTATFAQALQSVPETQVSLLDNGLRVASEQSSQPTCTVGVWIDVGSRYETEKNNGAGYFLEHLAFKGTKNRPGNALEKEVESMGAHLNAYSTREHTAYYIKALSKDLPKAVELLADIVQNCALEDSQIEKERDVILQELQENDACMRDVVFDYLHATAFQGTPLAQAVEGPSGNVRKLSRADLTEYVSRHYKAPRMVLAAAGGVEHRQLVDLAQKHFSGVSETYTEDAVPTLAPCRFTGSEIRHRDDALPLAHVAIAVEGPGWANPDNVALQVANAIIGHYDCTYGGGTHLSSPLAAVAVANKLCQSFQTFNICYADTGLLGAHFVCDRMKIDDMMFFLQGQWMRLCTSATESEVLRGKNILRNALVSHLDGTTPVCEDIGRSLLTYGRRIPLAEWESRIAEVDASVVREVCSKYFYDQCPAVAGFGPIEQLPDYNRIRSGMFWLRF from the exons ATGGCGGCTTCCGCAGTTTGCCGGGCGGCTAGCGCCGGGACTCGAGTGCTGCTTCGCACCCACCGCTCG CAGCCGACCCTGCTGAGGTCGCCTGCCTTGAGGACCACCGCCACCTTCGCTCAAGCTCTCCAGAGCGTGCCAGAGACACAGGTCAGCTTGCTGGACAACGGGCTGAGAGTGGCCTCCGAGCAGTCCTCCCAGCCTACCTGCACG GTCGGGGTATGGATTGATGTTGGCAGCCGTTACGAGACTGAGAAGAACAACGGGGCAGGTTACTTTCTGGAGCATCTGGCTTTCAAG GGAACAAAAAATCGGCCTGGCAATGCCttggagaaggaggtggagagCATGGGGGCCCATCTCAATGCCTACAGCACCCGGGAGCACACAGCATACTACATCAAGGCGCTATCCAAGGACCTGCCAAAAG CTGTGGAGCTCCTGGCCGACATTGTGCAGAACTGTGCCCTAGAAGACTCCCAGATTGAGAAGGAGCGTGATGTGATCCTACAGGAGCTGCAGGAGAATGATGCATGTATGCGGGATGTGGTCTTTGACTACCTGCACGCCACAGCATTCCAGGGCACACCTCTAGCCCAGGCTGTGGAGGGGCCCAGTGGGAATGTCAG GAAGCTATCTCGTGCAGACCTGACCGAGTATGTCAGCAGGCATTACAAGGCCCCTCGCATGGTGCTCGCAGCAGCTGGAG GGGTGGAACACCGGCAGCTGGTAGATCTTGCCCAGAAGCACTTCAGCGGCGTCTCTGAGACATACACAGAGGACGCTGTGCCCACTCTCGCTCCATGCCGCTTCACTGGCAGCGAG ATCCGCCACCGCGACGATGCTCTGCCATTGGCCCATGTGGCTATTGCGGTAGAGGGGCCTGGCTGGGCCAACCCGGACAACGTGGCCCTCCAAGTAGCCAATGCCATCATTGGCCACTATGACTGCACTTATGGTGGTGGCACG CACCTGTCCAGCCCACTGGCTGCAGTCGCCGTGGCCAACAAGCTGTGCCAGAGTTTCCAGACCTTCAATATCTGCTATGCAGACACTGGGTTGCTGGGTGCACACTTTGTCTGCGATCGCATGAAAATCGATGACATGATGTTCTTCCTGCAAGGCCAGTG GATGCGCCTGTGCACCAGTGCCACAGAGAGTGAGGTGCTCCGGGGCAAAAACATCCTCCGAAATGCCCTGGTGTCTCATCTGGATG GCACCACTCCTGTGTGTGAGGACATCGGACGTAGTCTCCTGACCTATGGCCGCCGCATTCCCCTGGCCGAGTGGGAAAGCCGGATTGCG GAAGTGGATGCCAGTGTGGTACGTGAGGTCTGCTCCAAGTACTTCTATGATCAGTGTCCAGCAGTGGCTGGATTTG GCCCCATTGAGCAGCTCCCAGACTACAACCGGATCCGTAGCGGCATGTTCTGGCTGCGTTTCTAG